TACGCCTCCGGAGAACAGATCGACCTGAACAGCGCTCCCTCCCTCGTGATGAGGATGGTTCTCGGGATCCCGAAGGAGGTGAGCGTAGGGATTGTGAAGGCCCGGGAGGAGCGACCCATCGAGAACCAGCAGGATCTTTTGAGAAGGGTGCCTGAGATGGCTCCGTTTATCGCAGAGGCCGCAAGGTTGATCGCCTATCGCCCGAGGACGGCCTATTATACGGTCGAATCGAGGGCCAGGGCTCAGGAAGGAGGGCCATCGCGGGGCCTCAAAGCCATCGTGAAGATAGACGCCCGTGAAAAAAAGGGTTATAAGGTGGTCCAATGGGTCGATGTGATTTAAAAGTTTTTTTCAGAACGCGCTTCTGAGAGAGGGACATCGTGCCAGCCGCAATCGGGATCGATCTGAGACCCCGACATCTGATCCTCACGCTCCTGAAGAGGTCCTTCGGGAGGGTCCGGGTGGTGGACTATGCGATCCACCCGATCGCTCCGGAGGAAGATCGGGAGGAGCGGGAGGCCCAGGTGATCGGAGCGATCCCTCCCTTCCTTGCCAGACATTCCCTTCGGAGGGATCGCATCCACGTCTCGCTTCCGAGGGAGAAGGCGATCGCCCGGTTCATCCGGCTTCCGGCGGCCACGCGGGAAAACCTGAGAAAGGTCTTGGAATACGAATTGCCCAAATATACGCCCTTTAAAGCCGATGAGGTCTACTTCGACTACCATCTCCTCAGAGAGGAGAAGGAATGGCTCACCCTCTTTGCGGCCTTCGTACGGAGGTCGGAGATCGAATCGAGCCTTTCCCTTTTGAAGAAGGTGGGCATCAGACCGATCTCCATCCAGATCTCGACGGTCTCGGCCTTGAACCACTTCTTTTACAACCGGCCCTCTTCGGATGGAGAGGCATCGGTCCTGCTGGAGCTGTTCCCTCCTTTTCTCGAGATGAACCTTTTAAGGGGTTCAGAATGGGAGGAGAGCTTCCATTTTCATTACCATCCAGATCACTGGCCAGCCGAGGTGATAAGAATCTGGGAGCGCTCCGGCCTCCGTCCTGCCTCCGGTCAAAGCGTCAGATGGTTTCTTTTCGGCGAAGAGGGCGAGGAGAAGAACCTTACCCTTCTCAAAGAGTCTGCCGGGCAAGAGAACGTGTTCCGCCCTCCCATCGATAGGCTCAAATGGAAGGGGGATCGAAGAGACCTGGGGCTCCTCTATCCTTCGATCGGCGCACCCCTGTCCGGCTTGGTCAAGCCGAGGATCGAACTCAACCTCCTACCCGAAGAGTTGAGGGAGAGGCGGAGAAAGATCGGAAGGCCCCTTCTTCTCATCCTCCTTTGTCTCTTCGGTCTTTTCGGTGTGAGACAGGGGATGACCCTCTACTCCCAGCAACGGGAGGAGCTGGCCTCGATCTCCGAGGAGGTGAGGAGGCGGAAACCCGAGGTCGAAGCCCTGGAGAAGATCCAAAAGGAGAAGGAGGCCCTTGCTAAGGAGATCTCCGAGCTCGAAAAATTCCAGTCGGAAGAGGTGAGCAAGATCGACATCCTCAAGGAGTTGACCTCCCTCCTTCCCGAGACGGCCTGGCTTTGGAACCTGAAGTATAACGGGAGAGAATTGGAGCTGAGCGGGTACGCGGATTCGGCCTCGGATCTGATCCAGATCTTCGATAAATCGCCCCTCTTCGAAAAGGTAGAATTCCTGGCGCCCGTCACGAAGGAGAGGTTCATGAGGCCCGACGGATCGCAGGAGAAGGAGAGGTTCAGGTTGAGGGTGAGGCTTGAGGCAAGGAGGCCCGGTTCGTGAAGATCTCCTTCCTTCAAAGAAAAGTCAGGTTTTCCAAGAGAAAGTCCCTCTATCTTCTGGTCGGGTCGGTGATCCTCTTCACCCTCGGGGCGACCCTCCTCCTCTCCCTGAGGGAAGAAATGAGAAGGATGGAGGAGGAGACGCTGGTCAAGAAGATGACCCTGGCCAAATATTCCCAGTTTCTTCAGAATCGAAGATCGATCGAAGAGGAGCTGGATCGTACCCGCAAACAGTACGAGTCGCTCCAGCAGAGGCTTCTCGACGGGGAGACCCCCCAGCTGGCGGCGGCCCAACTTCAG
This portion of the Thermodesulfobacteriota bacterium genome encodes:
- the pilM gene encoding pilus assembly protein PilM gives rise to the protein MPAAIGIDLRPRHLILTLLKRSFGRVRVVDYAIHPIAPEEDREEREAQVIGAIPPFLARHSLRRDRIHVSLPREKAIARFIRLPAATRENLRKVLEYELPKYTPFKADEVYFDYHLLREEKEWLTLFAAFVRRSEIESSLSLLKKVGIRPISIQISTVSALNHFFYNRPSSDGEASVLLELFPPFLEMNLLRGSEWEESFHFHYHPDHWPAEVIRIWERSGLRPASGQSVRWFLFGEEGEEKNLTLLKESAGQENVFRPPIDRLKWKGDRRDLGLLYPSIGAPLSGLVKPRIELNLLPEELRERRRKIGRPLLLILLCLFGLFGVRQGMTLYSQQREELASISEEVRRRKPEVEALEKIQKEKEALAKEISELEKFQSEEVSKIDILKELTSLLPETAWLWNLKYNGRELELSGYADSASDLIQIFDKSPLFEKVEFLAPVTKERFMRPDGSQEKERFRLRVRLEARRPGS